The following proteins are encoded in a genomic region of Phycisphaera sp.:
- a CDS encoding class I SAM-dependent methyltransferase — protein sequence MADKTPTKSSTKPPRGVSKRTAKRRASAAPKLTASTADRHQLYTAAVQNVEGEIDFIDETYETLRGKKAVRLREDFCGTAQTSAEWVRRRPTNAAVGLDLDEATLQWGRDHVLSQLSAEQLERLTLKNRDVRDPGKKGRDMDVVLAMNFSYNALMVRADLLEYFKAVRKSLAPGGLFFMDCYGGYESLMEQEERRQCEGFTYVWEQVRYNPIDASLDTAIHFEFKDGSEMRDAFTYHWRLWSMSELRDLLLEAGFSKATAYWEGDDGEGGGDGEFKPATEGDADASWIAYIVSEID from the coding sequence ATGGCCGATAAGACACCCACGAAGAGCAGTACCAAGCCCCCACGCGGCGTCTCCAAGCGCACCGCCAAACGCCGGGCCAGCGCCGCCCCCAAGCTGACGGCCTCGACGGCCGATCGCCACCAGCTCTACACCGCCGCCGTCCAGAACGTCGAGGGCGAGATCGACTTCATCGATGAGACCTACGAGACCCTTCGGGGCAAGAAGGCCGTCAGGCTGCGCGAGGATTTCTGCGGCACCGCCCAGACCAGCGCCGAGTGGGTCCGCCGCCGGCCAACCAACGCCGCCGTCGGGCTCGACCTGGACGAGGCCACCCTCCAGTGGGGCCGCGACCACGTGCTCAGCCAACTCAGCGCCGAGCAACTCGAACGCCTGACCCTCAAGAACCGCGACGTGCGCGACCCGGGCAAGAAGGGCCGGGACATGGACGTCGTCCTCGCGATGAACTTCAGCTACAACGCGCTCATGGTCCGGGCCGACCTGCTCGAGTACTTCAAGGCCGTCCGCAAGAGCCTGGCCCCCGGGGGGCTGTTCTTCATGGACTGCTACGGCGGGTACGAGAGCCTGATGGAGCAGGAAGAACGCCGCCAGTGCGAGGGCTTCACCTACGTCTGGGAGCAGGTGCGGTACAACCCCATCGACGCGTCGCTCGATACGGCCATCCACTTCGAGTTCAAGGACGGCTCGGAGATGCGCGACGCGTTCACCTACCACTGGCGGCTGTGGAGCATGTCCGAGCTCCGCGACCTGCTGCTCGAGGCAGGCTTCTCCAAGGCGACCGCCTACTGGGAGGGCGACGACGGCGAGGGCGGCGGTGACGGCGAGTTTAAGCCCGCCACCGAGGGCGACGCCGACGCATCGTGGATCGCGTACATCGTCAGCGAGATCGACTGA